One segment of Scleropages formosus chromosome 23, fSclFor1.1, whole genome shotgun sequence DNA contains the following:
- the ptp4a2b gene encoding protein tyrosine phosphatase type IVA 2 — MGRLANMNRPAAVEITHDCMKFLITHNPTNATLNKFTEELKKFKVSTLVRVCEATYDKGPVEKEGIEVLDWPFDDGAPPPTQIVDDWLNLLKVKFREEPGCCIAVHCVAGLGRAPVLVALALIECGMKYEDAVQFIRQKRRGAFNSKQLLYLEKYRPKMRLKFKDGNVPNCCIQ; from the exons ATGGG ACGTCTTGCCAACATGAATCGCCCCGCAGCCGTTGAGATCACCCATGACTGCATGAAGTTCCTCATCACCCACAACCCCACCAATGCAACGCTCAACAAGTTCACTGAG GAGCTGAAAAAGTTCAAGGTGAGCACTCTGGTCCGGGTATGTGAGGCCACCTATGACAAAGGACCTGTGGAGAAGGAAGGCATTGAGGTCCTG GACTGGCCATTCGACGATGGTGCCCCCCCTCCAACCCAGATTGTCGATGACTGGCTGAACTTGCTGAAGGTGAAGTTCCGCGAGGAGCCGGGCTGCTGCATCGCTGTGCACTGCGTTGCTGGACTGGGCCG AGCACCTGTCCTGGTGGCTTTAGCCTTAATCGAGTGTGGGATGAAGTACGAAGATGCGGTGCAGTTCATCCGACA GAAAAGACGTGGCGCCTTCAACTCCAAACAACTGCTTTACCTCGAGAAGTACCGGCCCAAGATGCGCCTCAAGTTCAAAGATGGCAATGTTCCCAACTGCTGCATTCAGTAG
- the col8a2 gene encoding collagen alpha-2(VIII) chain isoform X2: MLLVFVFVLLPLLGSSRGGGYQPVPQMKYMQPMMKGPIGPPFREGKDVPPMVEVKGEPGPQGKPGPRGPPGPPGLPGKPGIGKPGLNGQPGPQGPPGFSVIGKPGLPGLPGKQGPKGISGDKGEHGLQGEPGPRGLQGQPGLPGPAGLSLNGKPGLPGTRGPPGSRGEPGPKGVPGAPGERGLKGENGNGIPGPPGPRGPNGLRGATGPPGIPGVGKPGLNGVPGPVGTKGEQGLPGDQGQPGEPGPPGLQGQPGPMGVGKPGVDGLPGVPGSTGPKGEPGLRGAPGFPGAPGYGKPGLAGQKGDRGPSGLPGAPGEKGEPGMDGQPGEIGLNGQPGPPGIQGPMGLPGKHGMPGLKGEAGPVGPPGVPGIRGDQGPSGLTGKAGVPGERGLPGPSGAIGKPGPKGEPGHVGLPGNPGLTGVPGQKGEPGILGPPGPRGQSGIPGLQGPSGPMGPQGIPGLKGEPGVPGPPGVGLKGNQGVPGPQGPPGKPGPAGLNGVPGPPGPPGPPGLPGAIINGETQVAGLHGTDIGGDTVPEGKNGSPQFGRGVLSATVAPAFTAILTTPFPPSGMPIKFDRTLHNGQNAYNPATGIFTSPLPGVYYFSYHVHVKGTSLWVALYKNNVPATYTYDEYKKGYMDQASGSAVLELKENDQVWVQMPSDQANGLYSTEYIHSSFSGFLLCPT; the protein is encoded by the coding sequence ATGTTCCACCCATGGTAGAGGTGAAAGGAGAGCCTGGCCCACAAGGTAAACCCGGTCCTCGAGGGCCACCGGGTCCCCCAGGACTTCCAGGGAAGCCAGGCATTGGTAAACCAGGGCTGAATGGTCAGCCTGGCCCCCAGGGCCCTCCCGGATTCTCTGTAATTGGGAAGCCAGGCCTTCCAGGCCTTCCAGGAAAGCAGGGGCCAAAGGGCATATCTGGAGACAAGGGTGAACATGGCTTACAAGGGGAGCCTGGCCCAAGGGGGTTACAGGGGCAACCGGGCCTTCCTGGTCCAGCAGGCCTGTCGCTGAATGGTAAACCAGGCCTCCCGGGCACTAGGGGCCCCCCAGGTTCCAGGGGAGAACCGGGACCAAAAGGGGTGCCAGGTGCTCCTGGAGAGCGTGGGCTGAAGGGAGAGAATGGGAATGGAATTCCAGGACCTCCTGGACCGAGGGGACCTAATGGCTTGAGAGGAGCTACAGGCCCTCCTGGTATCCCTGGCGTGGGGAAACCAGGACTAAATGGGGTACCTGGGCCAGTCGGAACAAAAGGTGAGCAAGGACTTCCCGGAGACCAAGGACAACCAGGAGAACCAGGCCCCCCCGGACTACAAGGTCAACCAGGACCAATGGGAGTAGGAAAACCTGGGGTAGATGGCCTGCCTGGAGTGCCAGGCTCCACTGGACCAAAAGGAGAGCCAGGGTTGAGAGGAGCACCCGGATTTCCAGGGGCCCCTGGCTATGGAAAACCAGGTTTAGCTGGACAGAAGGGTGACCGTGGACCTTCTGGGTTACCAGGAGCCCCCGGGGAGAAAGGGGAGCCTGGGATGGATGGACAACCAGGAGAGATTGGCTTAAATGGACAGCCGGGACCCCCAGGAATTCAGGGCCCTATGGGTCTCCCAGGTAAGCATGGGATGCCAGGTTTGAAAGGAGAAGCTGGCCCTGTGGGGCCCCCTGGAGTACCAGGGATTAGGGGAGATCAGGGTCCCAGTGGACTCACAGGAAAGGCGGGTGTCCCAGGAGAAAGGGGTTTGCCTGGTCCCAGCGGAGCAATAGGGAAGCCAGGTCCTAAAGGAGAACCAGGACATGTAGGTCTGCCTGGGAACCCAGGACTAACAGGTGTACCAGGACAAAAGGGGGAACCAGGTATCCTAGGGCCACCAGGGCCTCGAGGGCAGTCAGGAATTCCAGGTCTCCAGGGCCCCTCAGGGCCTATGGGACCACAGGGCATTCCAGGGTTAAAGGGAGAACCTGGTGTGCCGGGACCCCCAGGAGTGGGCTTGAAGGGGAACCAAGGAGTCCCTGGGCCACAGGGTCCACCTGGGAAACCAGGACCTGCTGGGTTGAATGGTGTCCCAGGGCCCCCAGGTCCACCAGGTCCACCTGGATTACCAGGAGCCATCATCAATGGAGAAACGCAGGTCGCTGGGCTTCATGGGACTGACATCGGTGGGGATACAGTTCCAGAAGGCAAGAATGGGAGCCCCCAATTTGGACGTGGCGTGCTCTCTGCTACAGTGGCTCCAGCCTTCACCGCAATCCTGACCACGCCTTTCCCACCCTCTGGCATGCCCATAAAGTTCGACAGGACCCTCCACAATGGGCAGAATGCTTATAACCCTGCCACAGGCATCTTCACCAGCCCACTCCCTGGTGTCTACTACTTCTCCTACCATGTGCATGTAAAGGGGACCAGCCTCTGGGTGGCACTGTACAAGAACAATGTGCCTGCCACATATACCTACGACGAGTACAAGAAAGGGTACATGGACCAGGCGTCAGGCAGCGCTGTGCTGGAGCTCAAAGAGAATGACCAGGTGTGGGTCCAGATGCCCTCCGACCAGGCTAACGGGCTCTACTCTACCGAGTACATCCACTCCTCTTTCTCAGGATTCCTGCTGTGCCCCACATAA
- the col8a2 gene encoding collagen alpha-2(VIII) chain isoform X3: MVEVKGEPGPQGKPGPRGPPGPPGLPGKPGIGKPGLNGQPGPQGPPGFSVIGKPGLPGLPGKQGPKGISGDKGEHGLQGEPGPRGLQGQPGLPGPAGLSLNGKPGLPGTRGPPGSRGEPGPKGVPGAPGERGLKGENGNGIPGPPGPRGPNGLRGATGPPGIPGVGKPGLNGVPGPVGTKGEQGLPGDQGQPGEPGPPGLQGQPGPMGVGKPGVDGLPGVPGSTGPKGEPGLRGAPGFPGAPGYGKPGLAGQKGDRGPSGLPGAPGEKGEPGMDGQPGEIGLNGQPGPPGIQGPMGLPGKHGMPGLKGEAGPVGPPGVPGIRGDQGPSGLTGKAGVPGERGLPGPSGAIGKPGPKGEPGHVGLPGNPGLTGVPGQKGEPGILGPPGPRGQSGIPGLQGPSGPMGPQGIPGLKGEPGVPGPPGVGLKGNQGVPGPQGPPGKPGPAGLNGVPGPPGPPGPPGLPGAIINGETQVAGLHGTDIGGDTVPEGKNGSPQFGRGVLSATVAPAFTAILTTPFPPSGMPIKFDRTLHNGQNAYNPATGIFTSPLPGVYYFSYHVHVKGTSLWVALYKNNVPATYTYDEYKKGYMDQASGSAVLELKENDQVWVQMPSDQANGLYSTEYIHSSFSGFLLCPT; the protein is encoded by the coding sequence ATGGTAGAGGTGAAAGGAGAGCCTGGCCCACAAGGTAAACCCGGTCCTCGAGGGCCACCGGGTCCCCCAGGACTTCCAGGGAAGCCAGGCATTGGTAAACCAGGGCTGAATGGTCAGCCTGGCCCCCAGGGCCCTCCCGGATTCTCTGTAATTGGGAAGCCAGGCCTTCCAGGCCTTCCAGGAAAGCAGGGGCCAAAGGGCATATCTGGAGACAAGGGTGAACATGGCTTACAAGGGGAGCCTGGCCCAAGGGGGTTACAGGGGCAACCGGGCCTTCCTGGTCCAGCAGGCCTGTCGCTGAATGGTAAACCAGGCCTCCCGGGCACTAGGGGCCCCCCAGGTTCCAGGGGAGAACCGGGACCAAAAGGGGTGCCAGGTGCTCCTGGAGAGCGTGGGCTGAAGGGAGAGAATGGGAATGGAATTCCAGGACCTCCTGGACCGAGGGGACCTAATGGCTTGAGAGGAGCTACAGGCCCTCCTGGTATCCCTGGCGTGGGGAAACCAGGACTAAATGGGGTACCTGGGCCAGTCGGAACAAAAGGTGAGCAAGGACTTCCCGGAGACCAAGGACAACCAGGAGAACCAGGCCCCCCCGGACTACAAGGTCAACCAGGACCAATGGGAGTAGGAAAACCTGGGGTAGATGGCCTGCCTGGAGTGCCAGGCTCCACTGGACCAAAAGGAGAGCCAGGGTTGAGAGGAGCACCCGGATTTCCAGGGGCCCCTGGCTATGGAAAACCAGGTTTAGCTGGACAGAAGGGTGACCGTGGACCTTCTGGGTTACCAGGAGCCCCCGGGGAGAAAGGGGAGCCTGGGATGGATGGACAACCAGGAGAGATTGGCTTAAATGGACAGCCGGGACCCCCAGGAATTCAGGGCCCTATGGGTCTCCCAGGTAAGCATGGGATGCCAGGTTTGAAAGGAGAAGCTGGCCCTGTGGGGCCCCCTGGAGTACCAGGGATTAGGGGAGATCAGGGTCCCAGTGGACTCACAGGAAAGGCGGGTGTCCCAGGAGAAAGGGGTTTGCCTGGTCCCAGCGGAGCAATAGGGAAGCCAGGTCCTAAAGGAGAACCAGGACATGTAGGTCTGCCTGGGAACCCAGGACTAACAGGTGTACCAGGACAAAAGGGGGAACCAGGTATCCTAGGGCCACCAGGGCCTCGAGGGCAGTCAGGAATTCCAGGTCTCCAGGGCCCCTCAGGGCCTATGGGACCACAGGGCATTCCAGGGTTAAAGGGAGAACCTGGTGTGCCGGGACCCCCAGGAGTGGGCTTGAAGGGGAACCAAGGAGTCCCTGGGCCACAGGGTCCACCTGGGAAACCAGGACCTGCTGGGTTGAATGGTGTCCCAGGGCCCCCAGGTCCACCAGGTCCACCTGGATTACCAGGAGCCATCATCAATGGAGAAACGCAGGTCGCTGGGCTTCATGGGACTGACATCGGTGGGGATACAGTTCCAGAAGGCAAGAATGGGAGCCCCCAATTTGGACGTGGCGTGCTCTCTGCTACAGTGGCTCCAGCCTTCACCGCAATCCTGACCACGCCTTTCCCACCCTCTGGCATGCCCATAAAGTTCGACAGGACCCTCCACAATGGGCAGAATGCTTATAACCCTGCCACAGGCATCTTCACCAGCCCACTCCCTGGTGTCTACTACTTCTCCTACCATGTGCATGTAAAGGGGACCAGCCTCTGGGTGGCACTGTACAAGAACAATGTGCCTGCCACATATACCTACGACGAGTACAAGAAAGGGTACATGGACCAGGCGTCAGGCAGCGCTGTGCTGGAGCTCAAAGAGAATGACCAGGTGTGGGTCCAGATGCCCTCCGACCAGGCTAACGGGCTCTACTCTACCGAGTACATCCACTCCTCTTTCTCAGGATTCCTGCTGTGCCCCACATAA
- the col8a2 gene encoding collagen alpha-2(VIII) chain isoform X1: protein MLLVFVFVLLPLLGSSRGGGYQPVPQMKYMQPMMKGPIGPPFREGKGQYLDVPPMVEVKGEPGPQGKPGPRGPPGPPGLPGKPGIGKPGLNGQPGPQGPPGFSVIGKPGLPGLPGKQGPKGISGDKGEHGLQGEPGPRGLQGQPGLPGPAGLSLNGKPGLPGTRGPPGSRGEPGPKGVPGAPGERGLKGENGNGIPGPPGPRGPNGLRGATGPPGIPGVGKPGLNGVPGPVGTKGEQGLPGDQGQPGEPGPPGLQGQPGPMGVGKPGVDGLPGVPGSTGPKGEPGLRGAPGFPGAPGYGKPGLAGQKGDRGPSGLPGAPGEKGEPGMDGQPGEIGLNGQPGPPGIQGPMGLPGKHGMPGLKGEAGPVGPPGVPGIRGDQGPSGLTGKAGVPGERGLPGPSGAIGKPGPKGEPGHVGLPGNPGLTGVPGQKGEPGILGPPGPRGQSGIPGLQGPSGPMGPQGIPGLKGEPGVPGPPGVGLKGNQGVPGPQGPPGKPGPAGLNGVPGPPGPPGPPGLPGAIINGETQVAGLHGTDIGGDTVPEGKNGSPQFGRGVLSATVAPAFTAILTTPFPPSGMPIKFDRTLHNGQNAYNPATGIFTSPLPGVYYFSYHVHVKGTSLWVALYKNNVPATYTYDEYKKGYMDQASGSAVLELKENDQVWVQMPSDQANGLYSTEYIHSSFSGFLLCPT from the coding sequence ATGTTCCACCCATGGTAGAGGTGAAAGGAGAGCCTGGCCCACAAGGTAAACCCGGTCCTCGAGGGCCACCGGGTCCCCCAGGACTTCCAGGGAAGCCAGGCATTGGTAAACCAGGGCTGAATGGTCAGCCTGGCCCCCAGGGCCCTCCCGGATTCTCTGTAATTGGGAAGCCAGGCCTTCCAGGCCTTCCAGGAAAGCAGGGGCCAAAGGGCATATCTGGAGACAAGGGTGAACATGGCTTACAAGGGGAGCCTGGCCCAAGGGGGTTACAGGGGCAACCGGGCCTTCCTGGTCCAGCAGGCCTGTCGCTGAATGGTAAACCAGGCCTCCCGGGCACTAGGGGCCCCCCAGGTTCCAGGGGAGAACCGGGACCAAAAGGGGTGCCAGGTGCTCCTGGAGAGCGTGGGCTGAAGGGAGAGAATGGGAATGGAATTCCAGGACCTCCTGGACCGAGGGGACCTAATGGCTTGAGAGGAGCTACAGGCCCTCCTGGTATCCCTGGCGTGGGGAAACCAGGACTAAATGGGGTACCTGGGCCAGTCGGAACAAAAGGTGAGCAAGGACTTCCCGGAGACCAAGGACAACCAGGAGAACCAGGCCCCCCCGGACTACAAGGTCAACCAGGACCAATGGGAGTAGGAAAACCTGGGGTAGATGGCCTGCCTGGAGTGCCAGGCTCCACTGGACCAAAAGGAGAGCCAGGGTTGAGAGGAGCACCCGGATTTCCAGGGGCCCCTGGCTATGGAAAACCAGGTTTAGCTGGACAGAAGGGTGACCGTGGACCTTCTGGGTTACCAGGAGCCCCCGGGGAGAAAGGGGAGCCTGGGATGGATGGACAACCAGGAGAGATTGGCTTAAATGGACAGCCGGGACCCCCAGGAATTCAGGGCCCTATGGGTCTCCCAGGTAAGCATGGGATGCCAGGTTTGAAAGGAGAAGCTGGCCCTGTGGGGCCCCCTGGAGTACCAGGGATTAGGGGAGATCAGGGTCCCAGTGGACTCACAGGAAAGGCGGGTGTCCCAGGAGAAAGGGGTTTGCCTGGTCCCAGCGGAGCAATAGGGAAGCCAGGTCCTAAAGGAGAACCAGGACATGTAGGTCTGCCTGGGAACCCAGGACTAACAGGTGTACCAGGACAAAAGGGGGAACCAGGTATCCTAGGGCCACCAGGGCCTCGAGGGCAGTCAGGAATTCCAGGTCTCCAGGGCCCCTCAGGGCCTATGGGACCACAGGGCATTCCAGGGTTAAAGGGAGAACCTGGTGTGCCGGGACCCCCAGGAGTGGGCTTGAAGGGGAACCAAGGAGTCCCTGGGCCACAGGGTCCACCTGGGAAACCAGGACCTGCTGGGTTGAATGGTGTCCCAGGGCCCCCAGGTCCACCAGGTCCACCTGGATTACCAGGAGCCATCATCAATGGAGAAACGCAGGTCGCTGGGCTTCATGGGACTGACATCGGTGGGGATACAGTTCCAGAAGGCAAGAATGGGAGCCCCCAATTTGGACGTGGCGTGCTCTCTGCTACAGTGGCTCCAGCCTTCACCGCAATCCTGACCACGCCTTTCCCACCCTCTGGCATGCCCATAAAGTTCGACAGGACCCTCCACAATGGGCAGAATGCTTATAACCCTGCCACAGGCATCTTCACCAGCCCACTCCCTGGTGTCTACTACTTCTCCTACCATGTGCATGTAAAGGGGACCAGCCTCTGGGTGGCACTGTACAAGAACAATGTGCCTGCCACATATACCTACGACGAGTACAAGAAAGGGTACATGGACCAGGCGTCAGGCAGCGCTGTGCTGGAGCTCAAAGAGAATGACCAGGTGTGGGTCCAGATGCCCTCCGACCAGGCTAACGGGCTCTACTCTACCGAGTACATCCACTCCTCTTTCTCAGGATTCCTGCTGTGCCCCACATAA